One window of the bacterium genome contains the following:
- a CDS encoding DNA-processing protein DprA: MQTISEDTQAVLLLCGVFSGAPAGEEAPLGPSEFHRLARWLEKESATPASLLDTLDSARVAEGIAEHQIAAERIERLLKRGMTVAVATERWLQMGLWILSVADDAFPARLKKKLRDKVMPLLFGIGDPGLLDGGGLAVVGSRKADEAAQEFARKAGELCARNGMPVISGAARGIDMAAMQGALDAGGAAVGVLGSDLARQAVSPETRVYLQAGNLTLVTPFSPEAPFHAGNAMARNKYIYALADRGLVVSSEAETGGTWSGATENLKQQWTPLWVRRDANAPRGNELLIRRGARALETSWLSKDASFQDLFRDDGDSGELTLFDE, encoded by the coding sequence GTGCAGACGATTTCAGAAGATACACAAGCGGTCCTGCTACTCTGTGGCGTATTCAGTGGCGCGCCGGCCGGGGAGGAGGCGCCGCTGGGGCCGTCGGAATTTCATCGGCTCGCTCGCTGGCTGGAAAAGGAATCGGCCACTCCCGCGAGCCTATTGGATACGCTGGATTCGGCGCGGGTGGCGGAGGGAATCGCCGAGCATCAGATTGCCGCGGAGCGGATCGAGCGATTATTGAAACGCGGAATGACAGTCGCGGTTGCCACCGAGCGCTGGCTGCAAATGGGATTGTGGATTTTGAGTGTGGCCGACGACGCATTTCCCGCGAGGTTGAAGAAGAAGCTGCGGGACAAGGTGATGCCCCTCTTGTTTGGCATTGGGGATCCCGGACTCTTGGACGGCGGTGGATTGGCGGTGGTGGGATCGCGGAAGGCGGATGAGGCCGCGCAGGAGTTCGCGCGCAAGGCGGGAGAACTGTGCGCACGAAATGGCATGCCCGTGATTTCGGGCGCGGCCCGGGGAATTGACATGGCGGCCATGCAGGGAGCGCTGGATGCGGGAGGAGCGGCGGTGGGAGTATTGGGGAGTGACTTGGCCCGGCAGGCGGTGTCGCCGGAAACTCGCGTGTATTTGCAGGCGGGAAACTTGACGCTGGTTACGCCTTTTTCCCCGGAGGCTCCGTTTCACGCGGGCAACGCGATGGCGCGCAACAAATACATTTATGCTTTAGCTGATCGGGGTTTGGTGGTCAGTTCGGAAGCGGAAACAGGCGGAACATGGAGCGGGGCTACGGAGAATTTGAAGCAGCAATGGACTCCGCTGTGGGTTCGGAGAGACGCGAACGCTCCGCGCGGCAACGAACTGCTCATTCGTCGCGGTGCGCGGGCGCTCGAAACGTCGTGGCTATCGAAGGACGCGAGTTTTCAAGACCTCTTTCGCGATGACGGCGACTCAGGGGAGTTGACGTTGTTCGATGAATAG
- a CDS encoding T9SS type A sorting domain-containing protein, whose protein sequence is MGGPVLSTTPDFTLNFDPACYPFFICSLGDINHDGYGDLAVVDDFCNNGWGTFMAYLGHPWLNSDPVLTINGREPPLNLIGIRTAAGLGDVNNDGIDDWAIGAANTNFDGRRGRAVVISGDTTMRVDVDDPVTLHPSSFILSVYPNPFNSSATFTFELLRTSPVTLSVFNTLGQRVGEVNLGQMAAGDLPSGVYLARVETAGRTETRKVVLLM, encoded by the coding sequence TTGGGCGGACCAGTCCTGTCCACTACTCCGGATTTCACGCTGAACTTTGATCCAGCCTGCTACCCGTTTTTCATCTGCTCGCTCGGCGACATCAATCATGATGGATACGGAGATCTGGCAGTGGTAGACGATTTTTGTAATAATGGCTGGGGTACGTTCATGGCCTATCTGGGGCATCCGTGGTTGAATTCAGATCCTGTACTCACGATCAATGGTCGTGAGCCGCCATTAAATCTCATCGGGATTCGCACGGCGGCTGGATTGGGAGATGTGAACAATGATGGAATAGACGATTGGGCGATTGGTGCGGCCAACACCAATTTCGATGGGCGGCGTGGGAGGGCAGTGGTGATTTCGGGAGATACGACCATGCGCGTCGACGTGGATGATCCTGTCACTCTTCACCCTTCCTCCTTCATCCTTTCCGTCTATCCCAATCCGTTCAATTCCTCGGCAACGTTCACATTCGAATTGCTGCGCACTTCACCCGTGACGCTATCCGTGTTCAATACACTGGGGCAGCGCGTGGGGGAGGTGAATCTCGGTCAGATGGCGGCGGGGGATCTGCCGTCGGGCGTGTATCTGGCGCGCGTAGAGACGGCAGGGAGAACGGAGACGAGGAAGGTAGTGCTGCTGATGTAA
- a CDS encoding cation:proton antiporter — translation MSEHIPMFTDLVLIIGASLPVLFLFRRVGLPPFAGFVITGVLIGPHGLGLVRSVENVHVAAEVGVVLLLFSIGLEVSLSRLLKTSTRIYALALGQIFGTAALGFAAGLLLQLSLPAAIVVGLVLSVSSSAIVLKGLSDRGELETPIGRAVVTICITQDFAVVPMMLVIGFLSAGHGDWTLIARTTIEVAALGGGLFLFAKYILPPIMRRLMTIDTTEVVLLFTILVMLGTAWLTSLAGLSLAIGAFAAGLILSETEYHAQIYSEVAPFRSLFSSLFFVSVGMLIDLRFVAADPLPIIAVAVGVLLLKSLVVYLVALPLRISPRIALQGGFYIAQIGEFSFLLIGLALTQGILSERLFQYLIAATGLTLAVTPLIMQWAPHVAWTAGTRFPWLAGVESDTEKPKETRPQPAVLIIGFGVNGHNVARVLRESGIYYEILDNNPDIVRRAREDGELIHYGEVARMEVLQQLEVDQFDSIVLAISEPAVTRRAVSVIRRMHPRTHLIVRTRFVAEVEELEKLGANVVVPEEFETSLRIFSDLLHHYRVPPHIIAMQVEAVRGHSYGILRTQAGASVVENIQELMLRRLVEAVPIMEGSPNIGHRLGDLGLSSDDACLVLSLLRDGLPLRPPFESIELKENDIVVLYGNHVDLNIAVEKLGARQH, via the coding sequence ATGTCTGAACACATTCCGATGTTCACCGATCTGGTGCTGATCATCGGCGCGTCGCTGCCGGTGCTGTTTCTGTTCCGGCGGGTGGGTTTGCCGCCCTTCGCCGGCTTCGTCATCACCGGTGTGCTGATCGGCCCGCACGGTCTGGGGCTGGTTCGCAGCGTGGAGAATGTGCATGTCGCGGCGGAAGTCGGTGTGGTCTTATTGCTGTTCAGCATCGGGCTGGAGGTCTCACTCTCTCGATTGCTAAAGACGTCCACGCGGATTTATGCGCTCGCGCTCGGCCAGATCTTCGGTACGGCCGCGCTCGGATTCGCCGCCGGGCTTCTGCTCCAGCTCTCACTTCCGGCGGCGATCGTGGTGGGACTCGTGTTGTCGGTTTCGTCCTCGGCGATTGTCTTGAAAGGACTCTCCGACCGCGGCGAACTGGAGACTCCCATCGGTCGGGCAGTGGTGACGATCTGCATTACGCAGGATTTCGCCGTCGTGCCGATGATGCTGGTCATCGGTTTCCTGTCGGCGGGTCATGGCGACTGGACTCTGATCGCCCGCACCACCATCGAGGTCGCGGCGCTGGGCGGCGGATTATTTTTGTTTGCGAAGTACATTTTACCGCCGATCATGCGCCGCCTGATGACGATTGACACGACCGAAGTCGTGTTGCTGTTCACGATTCTGGTCATGCTGGGAACGGCCTGGCTGACGTCGCTGGCCGGACTCTCTCTGGCCATCGGAGCGTTCGCGGCCGGGTTGATCCTCTCGGAAACGGAGTATCATGCGCAGATCTATTCCGAGGTTGCGCCGTTCCGCTCGCTGTTTTCGAGCCTGTTTTTCGTGTCGGTGGGAATGCTCATTGACCTCCGCTTCGTGGCGGCCGATCCGTTGCCGATTATTGCCGTGGCAGTAGGAGTTCTGCTGCTGAAGTCGCTGGTGGTGTATCTGGTCGCGTTGCCGCTGCGGATCTCGCCGCGCATCGCCTTGCAGGGCGGATTCTACATTGCGCAGATCGGCGAGTTCTCGTTTTTGCTGATCGGCCTCGCGCTCACGCAGGGAATTCTCAGCGAACGCCTGTTTCAATATCTGATCGCCGCCACCGGACTCACGCTGGCCGTGACGCCGCTGATCATGCAATGGGCGCCGCACGTCGCGTGGACGGCGGGCACGCGCTTTCCGTGGCTGGCCGGAGTCGAATCGGATACGGAAAAGCCCAAAGAGACCCGCCCGCAACCGGCGGTACTCATCATCGGATTCGGTGTGAACGGGCACAACGTGGCGCGCGTGCTGCGCGAGTCGGGAATCTACTACGAGATTCTGGACAACAATCCCGACATCGTCCGCCGCGCGCGCGAAGACGGCGAACTCATCCATTACGGCGAAGTCGCCCGGATGGAAGTGCTGCAGCAGCTCGAGGTGGATCAGTTCGACAGCATCGTGCTGGCGATTTCCGAGCCGGCAGTGACACGACGCGCGGTGTCGGTGATCCGCCGGATGCATCCGCGTACTCACCTGATCGTCCGCACCCGCTTCGTGGCCGAAGTCGAGGAACTGGAAAAGCTCGGGGCGAATGTAGTGGTGCCCGAGGAGTTCGAGACCTCGCTGCGGATTTTTTCCGATCTCTTGCATCACTACCGTGTGCCGCCGCATATCATCGCCATGCAGGTGGAAGCGGTGCGCGGTCACAGCTATGGTATTTTGCGTACACAAGCCGGAGCCAGTGTGGTCGAGAATATTCAGGAACTGATGTTGCGCCGGCTCGTCGAGGCGGTGCCGATCATGGAAGGTTCGCCGAACATCGGACACCGCCTCGGAGATCTGGGACTCTCCTCCGATGATGCGTGCCTTGTGCTCAGCCTGCTGCGCGATGGACTGCCGCTTCGCCCCCCGTTTGAGTCTATCGAACTGAAGGAAAACGACATCGTTGTCCTCTACGGAAATCATGTGGATCTGAATATCGCTGTCGAGAAACTCGGGGCACGCCAGCACTGA
- a CDS encoding T9SS type A sorting domain-containing protein, translated as MRKLIVFSMMVAALCLTAFAAEKGEEAVAGVAGLALETANPVNEYGLAKDRYYQLYDRVDAGTALASEVIEIRDLCSVWGFELPEALRPGEPEDNRLDAGSGDCTSPTVIPGCPWDDTGNFDADNDCSTPSAAPYNEVFYTFTPTATGFYQFRLRNTQGTVSGHNGCIRILSGACCIGGTNVAYSSSSVAGDCEGPVNQLTYLRASLTQGVQYWIHVGTPSATYQTLTHAYEFNVRCIPCPRLESATAHATCTDAEIIACPDSVLGTGSSATVQDWYKFTTTGWDSVYIFVGGREFGHCNSGVYPGATAIDGRYTLYNITNGCPGDSIGYSDDEGCSYDALKGFRLPAGTYAIKVWNVNTQDYVLKTRCFPTEPPIDCNTYYPCGQPAEVEPNNLCTDANILSVAACGQSVYGTVCPTADLDLWYVPATTPGQIVTVRIYDGLDCMTYPPTSAALRIATSSTYTCLVPTGTSYYAGFIFGGCVPWPGGWLAVSRFAGAETKYRLETICTMYECPCPAPTEPLTAQHCQTCAGPIVDLTTVVYTINVPIEYRITDLNVCVDVTHTWDGDVTMTLVTPWLDSLTLVNQRGSSGDNFRVTTFDDEAATSIVAGTPPYNGSFQPEAALTAVDGNNAIGNWQLVIYDGYAGDVGYVHCWCLQFTYDIILAVELASFDAIAGDGEIMLRWATASESNNDRFEILRNGARAATMRGAGSSSNRTEYSWTDSGLENGVTYTYELIAVDLNNSRTSLGSVNATPSENAATISEYALYQNYPNPFNPGTQITFDLPENGLVTLKVYNLVGQEVVTLVSGSLSAGRHIVSFDARDLPSGLYMYKLTAGEFTATKKMLLMK; from the coding sequence ATGAGGAAGCTGATCGTGTTTTCGATGATGGTCGCCGCCCTGTGCCTGACGGCCTTCGCCGCCGAGAAGGGCGAAGAGGCGGTGGCCGGTGTCGCTGGATTGGCCCTTGAGACGGCAAATCCGGTGAACGAATACGGACTGGCGAAGGACCGTTACTACCAGTTATATGACCGGGTAGATGCGGGAACGGCCCTGGCCTCCGAGGTGATTGAGATACGAGATTTGTGTTCGGTGTGGGGTTTTGAACTCCCCGAGGCACTGCGTCCCGGTGAGCCGGAAGACAACCGGCTGGATGCAGGCAGCGGTGACTGTACAAGCCCGACGGTCATTCCCGGTTGTCCATGGGATGACACCGGCAACTTCGACGCCGACAACGACTGCTCCACTCCTTCGGCGGCTCCCTACAACGAAGTGTTCTACACCTTTACGCCGACGGCGACCGGCTTCTATCAGTTCCGGCTCCGCAACACCCAGGGGACCGTTTCCGGTCACAACGGGTGTATTCGTATCCTGTCGGGCGCTTGCTGTATCGGGGGGACGAACGTAGCCTATTCGAGCAGCTCGGTGGCCGGTGATTGTGAAGGTCCCGTCAACCAGCTTACCTACCTTCGTGCTTCATTGACTCAGGGAGTCCAGTACTGGATCCACGTGGGAACGCCCAGTGCGACGTATCAAACGCTGACCCACGCCTACGAGTTCAACGTGCGCTGCATTCCCTGCCCGCGTTTGGAGTCGGCCACAGCCCATGCCACCTGTACCGACGCAGAAATCATTGCTTGCCCCGATTCCGTGTTAGGAACCGGTTCTTCAGCTACCGTACAGGATTGGTATAAGTTCACCACCACCGGCTGGGATAGCGTCTACATCTTCGTCGGCGGACGCGAGTTCGGCCATTGCAATTCGGGCGTTTACCCGGGAGCGACGGCCATTGATGGCCGCTACACGCTGTATAACATCACCAACGGCTGCCCGGGCGACTCGATTGGCTACTCCGACGATGAAGGCTGCAGCTATGACGCCTTAAAGGGTTTCCGGTTACCGGCCGGCACCTATGCCATCAAGGTCTGGAATGTGAATACCCAAGACTACGTCTTGAAAACGCGGTGTTTCCCGACTGAGCCGCCGATTGACTGCAATACCTATTATCCGTGTGGTCAGCCGGCCGAAGTCGAGCCTAATAACTTGTGCACGGATGCCAACATCCTGAGCGTGGCTGCCTGCGGTCAGAGCGTATACGGCACGGTGTGTCCCACCGCCGATCTGGATTTGTGGTACGTCCCCGCCACCACACCGGGACAAATCGTCACCGTGCGTATTTATGACGGCTTGGACTGCATGACCTATCCGCCGACGTCGGCGGCTTTGCGCATCGCCACCTCGTCAACCTATACGTGCCTCGTTCCGACGGGTACGTCCTACTACGCCGGATTTATCTTCGGCGGCTGTGTTCCGTGGCCGGGCGGCTGGCTTGCGGTATCCCGCTTTGCCGGGGCTGAGACGAAGTATCGTCTGGAGACGATCTGCACGATGTACGAGTGTCCGTGTCCGGCGCCGACCGAGCCGCTCACGGCGCAGCACTGCCAGACCTGTGCAGGACCGATCGTGGACTTGACTACCGTCGTGTACACGATCAATGTCCCGATCGAGTACCGGATCACCGACCTGAACGTATGCGTGGACGTCACCCATACGTGGGACGGCGATGTGACCATGACGCTGGTCACTCCGTGGCTCGATTCGCTTACGCTTGTCAATCAACGCGGTAGCAGCGGCGACAACTTCCGCGTGACCACGTTTGATGACGAAGCGGCGACCTCCATCGTAGCCGGTACACCGCCCTACAACGGCAGCTTCCAGCCCGAGGCAGCCCTGACGGCCGTGGACGGCAACAATGCCATTGGGAACTGGCAATTAGTGATCTATGACGGTTATGCCGGTGACGTCGGCTACGTCCACTGCTGGTGTTTGCAGTTCACCTATGACATCATTCTGGCCGTGGAACTGGCCTCGTTCGATGCGATAGCGGGCGACGGCGAAATCATGCTGCGCTGGGCGACGGCTTCCGAGAGCAACAACGACCGCTTCGAGATTCTGCGCAACGGCGCGCGCGCGGCCACGATGCGCGGCGCGGGCAGCAGTTCGAACCGCACCGAGTACTCGTGGACCGACAGCGGCCTCGAAAACGGCGTGACCTACACCTATGAGCTGATCGCCGTGGATCTGAACAACTCCCGTACGTCCTTGGGAAGCGTGAATGCCACTCCCAGCGAGAACGCCGCCACGATTTCCGAATACGCCTTGTACCAGAACTACCCGAATCCGTTCAATCCCGGCACTCAGATTACCTTCGATCTGCCGGAGAACGGTCTGGTAACCCTCAAGGTATACAATCTGGTCGGACAGGAAGTCGTGACGTTGGTCAGCGGCAGCCTGAGCGCGGGTCGTCACATCGTGAGCTTCGATGCTCGCGATCTGCCGTCGGGCTTGTATATGTACAAGCTTACGGCCGGCGAGTTCACCGCCACCAAGAAAATGCTGCTGATGAAATAG
- a CDS encoding T9SS type A sorting domain-containing protein: MKRMICVLIALMAFTGWTFAVGGETCATATVIPYLPYTDSGNTCNFSNNYSPSCSGTTSNGPDAVYSYASPVDQNVTFSTCASGYDDKLFIYDGTCSGAPMACNENSPSCANTNRAHLECLPLLAGHTYYIVVDGRAARGEEDDRCTCGNYTLRVFVCGEPPFDGYDMGDLQPCNYPTLVANPAHGLSGIAWLGANVSPETAPNSVDLDLFDDGVEYLNPPWRPCTMAEVKVIVTAGPNYAVYADTGGVLYLNGWKDGNLDGDFDDELSCAAALVSEWIVQDLLVAPGTDTLSFPDPGVFDLGIYEGVFRWRLTHAPVGRYGYGIRDTIACPNMSPFGGTATDYLGEVEDYIVGDLQLLVELGRFEAIPGEGQVTLRWQTLSEADNDRFEIVRDGIRITDVRSHGDSPIGHDYTFVDRDVFAGTNYTYMLYSVDMSGARSELATASASPSTALGTVTEYALHQNYPNPFNPTTTIGFDLPEGGIVSLSVYNVLGHRIAEIVNGYRDAGRHEVSFDATGLPTGVYWCKLEVNSFSTVRKMTLMR; the protein is encoded by the coding sequence ATGAAACGGATGATTTGTGTTTTGATCGCCTTGATGGCTTTCACCGGCTGGACTTTCGCGGTCGGCGGAGAAACTTGTGCGACGGCCACGGTGATTCCCTACCTGCCGTACACCGACAGCGGCAACACCTGCAACTTCAGCAACAACTACAGCCCGAGTTGCAGCGGCACGACCAGCAACGGCCCCGATGCGGTCTACAGCTACGCATCGCCGGTGGATCAAAACGTCACCTTCAGCACCTGTGCGTCCGGCTATGACGACAAGCTCTTCATCTATGATGGAACTTGTTCGGGCGCGCCGATGGCGTGCAACGAAAATTCGCCTTCGTGCGCCAACACGAACCGCGCCCATTTGGAGTGTCTGCCCCTGCTGGCCGGTCACACCTACTACATCGTAGTGGACGGCCGGGCGGCCCGCGGAGAAGAAGATGACCGATGCACGTGCGGCAACTACACTTTGCGAGTTTTCGTGTGTGGTGAACCGCCCTTCGACGGCTATGACATGGGTGATCTGCAGCCCTGCAACTACCCCACGCTGGTTGCCAATCCCGCGCACGGTCTGTCGGGCATTGCCTGGCTGGGCGCGAATGTCAGCCCCGAAACTGCACCCAACAGCGTAGACCTCGATCTCTTTGATGACGGTGTGGAATACCTCAATCCGCCGTGGAGACCGTGCACGATGGCGGAGGTGAAAGTGATCGTCACGGCCGGACCCAACTATGCCGTCTATGCCGACACGGGGGGCGTGCTGTATCTGAACGGCTGGAAAGACGGCAATCTGGACGGCGATTTCGACGATGAGCTGAGCTGTGCCGCAGCGCTGGTTTCCGAATGGATCGTGCAGGACTTGCTGGTGGCGCCGGGAACCGACACGCTCTCGTTCCCGGATCCCGGTGTATTCGATCTTGGTATCTACGAGGGCGTCTTCCGCTGGCGGCTCACCCACGCTCCGGTCGGCCGCTACGGCTATGGGATTCGGGATACGATTGCCTGCCCGAATATGTCACCGTTCGGGGGAACGGCCACCGACTATCTCGGCGAAGTCGAGGACTATATCGTCGGCGATCTGCAGCTCCTCGTGGAGCTTGGCAGATTCGAGGCGATTCCCGGCGAAGGCCAGGTGACGCTGCGCTGGCAGACGCTGTCGGAGGCCGACAACGACCGCTTCGAGATCGTGCGAGACGGTATCCGGATCACCGACGTGCGTTCGCACGGAGATTCGCCCATCGGTCACGACTACACCTTCGTGGATCGCGACGTGTTTGCCGGGACGAATTATACCTACATGTTGTACTCCGTGGACATGAGCGGAGCGCGCAGCGAACTGGCCACGGCGTCGGCCTCGCCCAGCACCGCCCTGGGGACCGTTACCGAATACGCGCTCCATCAGAACTATCCCAATCCCTTCAACCCGACCACGACCATTGGCTTCGATCTGCCGGAGGGCGGAATCGTGAGCCTGTCGGTGTACAACGTGCTGGGCCACCGGATTGCCGAGATTGTGAACGGTTATCGCGACGCGGGCCGTCACGAGGTTTCGTTCGATGCGACCGGACTTCCGACCGGCGTGTACTGGTGCAAGCTGGAGGTGAACTCGTTCTCCACCGTGCGCAAAATGACCCTCATGAGATAG